The Apostichopus japonicus isolate 1M-3 chromosome 20, ASM3797524v1, whole genome shotgun sequence nucleotide sequence CTAGTTATTTGGCAAATTTTTATGTCTGGGGCTATAAGTGCAAAAACCAATGTTGAAATTTCATATATGTCAATGTTTATAGAATTTCCAATGTTGGCAGGGCACTATAAGTTTAAACAACTTGAATCAGGTTGTTAGGGAACATTTGCATCCCATGCACCATTCCATCGAGTCCTGGCGGGGTATTaggctgaatgttatcagagaaGGCGTCACAACATGTCCAGGTTCTGTCTTGGGTGATTTTTCTTGATATGTGTTTTCCTTGAAGTTTAAATGCCGTGTATAAGTacgttggcctgacgtttcgatcctagcaggatcttcttcagaggctgaatgacaagtaacagtaacagaagggacaaatacacacacagaatacagacaggttaagaagcatggtgaacacaaagtgATAGacgtaaggggattagtagacatgtggtggagagaagaaagaaagaaaccaacaggggaagaggagaggtaggagatgaacagtagagggacaaagaggggattaagggaagggggtagggaagtTTAAATGTTCTGTTCTCTGTAACATTTTCGCTCAGGTGGCATGTGAATATGTTTTTCCAGCGCTACATTCTGTCACCCATGTGGTGTTCACCCTGGCCTTGTCTAAGCTTGTTATATTGTCTCATATACTGATATTGTTCGTTACTTATTGATATCAGTTTTGAAGGTGGCGTAATTCCTATAAGAATCTGTATCAATCCGCCCGAGTGTTCTCCTTCAGAAGAAGGATCTGGTTTTTTGTGTcgtgcatgttgaagagcatgcaTGTAAGCACATGTGCATGGTGCAAACaatgggtcaattgaggcaattttagacaaCTTAAGCCTTCCAGGAGTAgcatacgaaaattgtttactactgagtgaaggtttgtttacaagtgacgaaaacttgaggatctcatagcaacacaaatcTGCACAGTCATGATACGGAACATTGATGGTgctatgaatggccaacttgtcagctatccctagatgggtagcgtttagctaatgagaacttctatctagacttagagaccacattacttttatgatttagtgtgtaagtcaatggggcttttaataggCGTATTCTTAAAGTTCTACAAAAACAAGGACAAATGAAGAGTTCGTGACTACTATAcacaataatattttattttagtacGTGCATTTGTACAGATCGGTTAAAGAAACtaattaatcaaaacaaacaaatggaaatcattttttctttctttttcttcttccggAATAAACATTTCACTGAGAATATTCGAGTTAAAGAATGTTTGTTTTAGTTATCTCATATACTATGTGTACGGAATAAACCAAAAGTTTCAAGGGTGCGTTAGTTGGAGCCATTGTCAGAAATGGAATGTTCGATTAATAAAACGtattcttcaaaataaaaatgcGTGCACGTTTCTACTTAACATGCACTTtcggggtggggatggggtggggataGGGTGGGGGAACGGTGGCGGTGGTGGTGTGGGGGTTGGGCAGCTAAATACCGGTAGGTACACTGAAGGTGCGGGCATCCAGTAAATTAACCAAGAAAGACCCACGGGGTACAATAGTTGGTGTTACAACGTCTCATTGTTAATTTGAAGATAAACAGGGCGAGGAAGTTACAATGGGGTGTGTGAAGGGttagtttcttttgtttgttaatcCATTAGTTAATTATCACTCTAATATTGAACATCCTTCAGAAATTGCATGTCACCACTTACATAAAGAATACGAGGGGGAGGAAGGGAAATGTAGGGAAGGGCAGGAGGAAAATGCATTGCGCACCATGATGCAACACCGGAAGTACGTATTCCCCGTTGCCTGGCAACCGACGCCAACCCCCTGGCGTTCGGATACTATATCATGAAGTGATAACCATTGTTGTCACTTCAAAACGAATACATCTATTTCATTGATTGTATCGGCTGTTATTTGCCCATGGATGCTTACTTAACATAACATTGCTGTAACTTAATTCAACACGGTGTATGATGCGACTCGGGATAAAAGTATTCAACGAAAAAACCCAGCAGTTATTAGAGAGCAACTTCGGAAGTTTGACATTTCAAATTAGATCGCTTTAAATTAAAGCGATTTTGTAGAACACTGCAGCAGCACTTTCAACTTTTGTTACGGGTATCAGTAGGACAAATCGAGACTCCATAACTAATTTAGCAACTTGATATGTAATAACACCGTTAGTTACTGTTATAGTACTCCATAACTAATTTAGCAACTTGATATGTAATAACACCGTTAGTTAATGTTATAGTTCTCCATAACTAATTTAGCAacttgatatgtaataaaacCTTTAGTTAATGTTATAGTACTCCATAACTAATTTAGCAACTTGATATGTAATAACACGATTAGTCAAAATGGTAGTATTAAGTAATTGTTAAGTTTGAGGTGTCTACATCACAACCGGATGACTGAATGAGGTTACTGTCACCAATTCAACTTTCGTGTTATAATTTACTGAGAATATCAAGTCACTCTAAGTCtctataaataatatttttgtttttaagtaaTAAGACATATAATAAGGATTCAAAATGGATTTAACTTTATATTGAGTCACACAATCTTTGGAGAAAAACAACTGGTACGTTTATCTAAAAATTGTCCATTTTCATTAATAGTTATACAGACATTTTGAAGCCAAAAAAGTTTATGTGTTTGTGGTGATTTTAACTAATTTTCTTCAACGTGGGAAATCATATTCAAAATgatacagaataaaacaaaatggcgttACTCAAActtttcattaaattaaatactttttctttcttccttcttctcttcttctcgGGTTCTGTTATTTCTCCATTTCGAAGAGGAGTTTTTGTTTTAGGTGATGATTTGAATTCGAAACAtgtattaatatttctttttcgtTACCAAATATTTTACGTATTCTCATAAGAATTCgtattataatatttatctttTATGTTGTCTTACCTCTATGCACTTTTGAAGGATCCAAGTTTCCTAACTGCATTTCTCATTCAATTTGTAAACCATGTTAACTTTCTAGGAAACCGAACTTATTGATTTaaacatcgttttttttttttttcgatttccTATCAActtttttataaagtttatcaacctttttttttctgggacAAAAACTCGCGATATCGATGTGTGGAATTCTTTGCTTTCTTGCGACGACTTCTCATAACttctaaaataataatttgatttataagCTATCATTTACTTGATTGAGTTCATCTAAAATGTCCTTCAAGTGATAAAATCTTTCCCCTTCTTCATCAACATCAGCTAGCGCTATTTCCAAGGGCACTTTCCGTTTCAAACCTGTCGGGCTATATCTGACTGCCTCCATGCTGTCACGCAAAGCCGCCTCCAGTCGTTTCCCTTCCCAGAACTTCCAGGGGCTGCCAGGTAATTGCCTTTTTTCTGCCGGATTGTCCAACTCCAAACCACCGGGTAATTGTCTTTTCCCGGCGAAATATTGTCTCTTGATGTCCTCAAAGCCATCTTCTCTATCTCCTGTAAAGTACTCCCTCTTGTCATCAATCGCAAGACCCCCTGGTAGTTGTCTTTTACCAGCAAAGTACTGTCGTTTGTCCTCAACGTCTATCCAACCGTCCGGTAGCTGTCTCTTCCCGAGAAAGTGCTGTCTCTTTTCTTCTTCCAGGCCATCTAGGTCTCCTCCCGGTAATTGTCTTTTACCAGCAAAATACTGTCTTTTCGCCTCATCTACTTCATCCTCAAAGTCTCTCTTTCCAGCAAAATATTGTCTTTTGTCATCTATTTCCAGTCCTCCAGGCAACTGCCTCTTACCAGCAAAATATTGTCTTTTGTCGTCGAGGGCATCACCTCCTGGCAGTTGTCGTTTTCCAGCAAAATATTGACGTTTATCCTGGATTTCCTGGGTTTCTCCCTCTCTCTTCCCTTGGAAAAATTGTCTCTTCCCTTGGAAAAATTGTCTCTTCCCTTGGAAGAATTGTCTCTTCAGGGCAAGGTATCTTTGCATGTTGTCATCCATTGCTTGTCCTCCTGGTAACTGTCTTTTATCTTCATAGGTCTCACCTCCAGGTAGTTGCCTCTTACCAGCAAAGTGTTGTCTCTTACCAACAAAATGTTGTCTTTTGTCAGCAAGGTCTTCACCTCCCGGCAGCTGCCTCTTTCCTTGAAAGAACTGCCTCTTTCCCGCGAAATACTGCCTCTTTTCGTCAGCTTCATCGCCTCCAGGCAATTGTCTTTTTCCAGCAAAATATTGTCTCTTTTCATCGGCGTCTTCTGGGGATCCCCCTGGCAATTGTCTTTTACCAGCAAAGTACTGCCTTTTGTCCTCTAATTGCCATTCTTTTCCACCAGGGAGTTGCCTTTTACCTGCAAAGTATTGTCTCTTTTCTTCGTCTACATCTTGAGAAAGCTCGTTGAATTCCTCCGTATCTGATCAAAGTGAacaaataagaagaagaagcgAAGTTATTCATCATTTTCCATCCTTAACTTTGAAGGTCACAAACATTGGCTATAAATATTAGCACACTTTACTACTTTAAGTTTAAGTTGTACGCATATACCATCTTGTGAGTTTTCAAGATTGATTAAACCATGTCATTATACAGTTGAAACAGTTACTCAAATGAGATCGACATCGCAATCAACTTAATAAGCTGACGACCCACGTATTATCCTGGTGATTTAGCCTCCCCCACAGACAGAATATTACTAACAAAATctcattgtacagtacataagtGTACAACATGCATATGGTATATGTGAGGTAAAACTTCAACAGTTCAGAATTCTTCTATATTGTTTCCAAAAgcgtcccctcccccttcaaaAGATTGACATGGCATGCATTCGTGTTCACGGTCTTTCCTCTTTTAATTATATAAAGCTGAGTAAACATCCTCAGTAGAGTTGCTACCGTTTAACGAAACAAATGATAAACATTTACCCATGATGCCTTTAATAAGGATCTGACGTCATGCTAGATTTATCCTTAGAGAATCATTAAATACGCTTTTTTTAGTTCTTAATTGGATATTATTATGCACGCTAAAATGTCTTCTTAAAGTTACCCTAAGTCAGATTTTCCATATTCTACATGGACTTACCTTCAATTTCTCTCATAACTTCTTCTATAGTATCTACATCTCCTTCTTGAATTCCATGCACGCAGGACACTTGTATCAGAGAGATGAGGAGAATGCAGAAAGCAGCGGTGGACATTTTGAAAGAGTCAAGGGCAAACATATATTCCAGACCACCCTCACCTAAACTGGTAGAGGATTTTAATCGGGCTATCCTTCAGAACTTATGATctaaaaaagaaattgaaacagagaaaacaataaaatattagATTGCTGACATTTCTGTGTTATTGCCCATATGATAACACTGTTATTGATGCATTGCTGCTCAAGGGAAGGAAGCAGTGGTAACTGATGTATAGAATTGATATCGGCTGAATGGTCGAACCGACGACCCGGGGGACGCCTTGAAACAAGAAGTGGACGTAACCAGCAACTCTGGTGACCAAGAGAAATTCGGCGCCTTTGGTACATCAACCCGGAGGCTGGTGGCGCCTTTGGCCTCTCGTGCCCGTATGCCAGTAGGTAAGTCTTCCCCTGGAAAATGTAAATGTCCAATTCCAGTTTCCATGTCAAGTAATTACGTCATAGACCAATTTTGGCCATTTTGTTGACCATTGGCACTACGCTTTGAACGTATTCAAAATTTGTGCTTTCCCTTAGGTTTCAAATCCCCAaatccccaaccccacccaaAGAAAAATTTCATACGTCTAGCCCGTTTGCACGTATTCGCaccacccttcccccctcctCACGCAACATTGGTGTTGTTTACTCCACTTTTTAAAATCATGCCACGCGGTACGTTTCCTCTCAATCACGTACGTTTCAGGTATGTTGTCTCCTTAACGTTTCTGATAATCGTTCAAAGTAATGGCTGGGGTGGAAGAGGTGGTAGAGACAATACCGTTGATTATAATTGCATTAAAATAAAACTCGCTAAACCTGtcaaaagtaaacatttaacCATAGCTTTCCTCGTCCAATTCAGTTATGTCAGATTTTCTGTAAGATCTCATCAGTTTCTCTCTGCAcgaaagcaaattgttttggaTTTTAAACCGCTTGAGCAAATCCCGTCCGAAGCAAATTCCTTTACGAGTTCCGGTAACGGATATGTTTATCTCACATTGTCGTATACATTTCTAAGAAAAAGTCAATGAATTTATCTACCACAAAGATATCAACATTTTCTCTACCCATTAgctattttaaaaacaaatatttttatacGACTTTCGACCAGCCTTGGCCATGAGACAATCGTCTGttattgtttcattattttgtccaaaatatatattatcaatcGAGGCAAAGACGTGTACCAAATAGAGGGAGTAATCGGATTgatattaaatttttaattaaacTTGTAGTTTGCCTTGGGTATGGGAAACTTTGAATAAGTTTGAACGAGGCACGTAAAATATTCGCAAGTAATGGTTGGATACGTCTCCGTCTAATAATAGGAGTATATGTGATTACAATCATTGGCATTGTCTTATCAGTTGTGCaagttatcaatattttacCCCGAAACAGACAATTTGGtatcgtaaaaaaaaatgaaattttcttttaattatttttttaatattattttgaaaccTTTTCTTCATATCAATTATGATGTACTATTAATTTTATATGTTAGTGATTTAAGTGGTGATTTCATGTTATTAGCGAATATCATTTCACACACGAAGAAACTATACACCGGCTtgtcatttaatatttctttcaattgaATGTTTTAAGTTATTAACAATTAACATGAAGAAAAATCATTGTTGGttcaatttttaaaacaaaacagagcGCGATACTTCTTTTAAATGGAGACCGATATATAGTCTTTATAATTCACGAAATGTCCAGCATGTTAACAacattatatattgtataagCCCACATGGGATTCATGTAGGTATACACACTAGCTTCTGTAGTCCTTCGCCAGCAAAAATGTTCCCTT carries:
- the LOC139961385 gene encoding uncharacterized protein, yielding MFALDSFKMSTAAFCILLISLIQVSCVHGIQEGDVDTIEEVMREIEDTEEFNELSQDVDEEKRQYFAGKRQLPGGKEWQLEDKRQYFAGKRQLPGGSPEDADEKRQYFAGKRQLPGGDEADEKRQYFAGKRQFFQGKRQLPGGEDLADKRQHFVGKRQHFAGKRQLPGGETYEDKRQLPGGQAMDDNMQRYLALKRQFFQGKRQFFQGKRQFFQGKREGETQEIQDKRQYFAGKRQLPGGDALDDKRQYFAGKRQLPGGLEIDDKRQYFAGKRDFEDEVDEAKRQYFAGKRQLPGGDLDGLEEEKRQHFLGKRQLPDGWIDVEDKRQYFAGKRQLPGGLAIDDKREYFTGDREDGFEDIKRQYFAGKRQLPGGLELDNPAEKRQLPGSPWKFWEGKRLEAALRDSMEAVRYSPTGLKRKVPLEIALADVDEEGERFYHLKDILDELNQVNDSL